In Leptospira bouyouniensis, the sequence GAAAGTTTACAAAGACCGCATGGAAGCAAAACTCTCCATCCTAAAAGAGCGACCCCTGCTTTCACTTTCGGCAAAAGAGAAACTCCGCACCCATAAACTTCTGGAATCTGTGGTTTCCCTCTTTGAAAAGTCCCAAAAAAAGCTAACGACTCGCCAATTAAATGACTGGTTAAGCAAGTGGGGGGGAAAAAATAAGGTACAGAAGGCATCGAACCGACCTCCGAAGGTGTATTACGCCACCCAGGTCTCTCAGATCCCTTTTAAAATATTGTTCTTCGTGAACGACACAAAACTCTTTCCCTCAAATATTTTGAGTTTCTACCGAAAGAGTATAGTAAAGGAATTTGGACTGGACGGCCTTGCTGTTGAGATCGAACTCCGGAACCGAAACGAAGGAAAGGAGGGCAGGGAATGATTCTTGCCGCAGTCCTATTCAGCTACCTTTTTGGTGGCATTCCGGTGGGGTATATCCTTGCCAAACAAGTGCGTGGGATTGATGTCCGCGAATACGGTAGCCGTAATATCGGTGCCACAAACGTGGGCCGTGTGATTGGTTGGAAATATGGATTTTTAGCCCTTCTCCTTGATGCACTAAAAGGTGCTATCCCTGTGATCTCTGCCTCCTACATTGATTCTCCTTATACACTTACCACAACAGAAATTTTGCTTGGTTCGGTTGCCATCCTTGGGCATACCTTTACACCGTTTCTCCAATTCAAAGGGGGGAAGGGTGTGGCGACTGCTCTCGGAGTATACATGACCCTTGTGCCAATTGTGACTGTTTGTGCCATTGTGATCTTTTTTATCGTGTATAAGATTTCTGGATTTGTTTCCCTTGGGTCCATCCTTGCGACTTTATCTATGCCACTATGGTACTTTGGATCTTCGAAAGTTTTACCAAGTACTGAATACCAACCTGTCATCTTTTTTGTGTTAGTTGCTACTTTTTTTCTCATCACCTATTCGCATAGGGAGAACATCAAACGTCTCGTTTCAGGAAAAGAACTAAGAGCTTCTGAAGATGCAAAATGAAAGGGAATCCACACTTACGCAGAAAGAAAAACTCTTTCTCATCACCAAGTTTGTAGAAGACCATCCCGAAGCCGAAATCCAAGATTTTTATAAATGGTTATACTATGGTGAGTTTGGAATGGAAGAATCCACTCTCATCATGACAGGGAAACTGTCTATCCCTGAACTCCATTTAGTTCTTGGGGAAATCAAAAAAGAAGAAGAACAAAACATCGAATCTGAATTTGTTTGGGAACCTGTGGGCCTTGCTGCGAGGTATGTCAAAGTGTATCTCACGAAATATTCACATATGGACTGCCCAGTGAAACGGATTGTGAATTTACTGGAACGTTCTCCAGCATTTCGCGGAGCAAGGATGAGTTTCAAACTGGATTGGAACTTATTAAAAGAAACTGTTTTGGAACTGAGACCAGAGTTGACTCGCCGCGATTTTATCAATTTTGAAGAAAGGATTAATTTCCACCAATTACCTGCTCTACCACATACAGACGGTTATGTGGAAAAAAATCCCTTCGCATACAGAGTTGTATCACAAAAATTATTTTTTGATTATTTTCCTGAATTTGAAGACAATACTGTGTTTCACCCTTTTTCAGGGAATGCATCCATCATTGGATAAAGGCTACGTTTTAAATAACGGATTTCTTTTCGGATAGATTGAAACATAATTTGGTTTTTTCGTTTTGTATCTAAGTCCTTATGGCGTAATAAATAAATTTCGGTTTTTCGGACGAGCCTTCGTAAATACGATTCACTTTGCATCCAAAGCCAAATCTCAGATTCTTGGAAAGATGGGGAACTTGAATTCGATTCATTGATTCCATCCAAATTCACTTCAAATTCTTTTAGCTTTGATTCCATAAAATCTAAATCTGTTTTGATTTTATAGAATAACCTTTCGCTCCCATTTTGGATGAGTGCGTCTACTTTATCAGTTGTCTTTTTTTCTTTTTTTGGATTGTTTATGTTTGAGATTTTTTCAGACCAAATGGATAACTCTCGCCATGGGTAGTTGTGGTTTGGGACTGAGTTTAATTTCTCTTTGGCGGCAGCCGGTGTTAGGGAAGGGATACCATTGATTTCTGCTCCATCCTCGTTCACATTCCAAAGAGTCATTTCTTTCACACTCGTCGCTGACTCTTCAAACCAGTGCCTGTATAAATCGAGTACATAGTCGGTTAACACTGTTTTGCCACTTGCAGATGGAACAAACCGAGTTTCCCGTTTGCGAATGATCACTTCATTTGTACGTTCGAGGCTATTTTTTCGGTTCACTTGGGTTAGCCATTTTTCATTGTGATGGGTCCCTGTGGAATGAATCTCCCTCCCTGAATAGGCTAAGTCTTGGCCAAGAAAATAAATCGTTCCAAAACCCATAAACCGTAACATATCAAAGGCAGTGGTTGCCACAGATCCACCAGATTGGATGTCACCAATATCAGCAAATACTTGTTCGGCGAGTTCTCCTCCAGCAGTCACTTCCCGAACTAGTGAGCCTTCTGCATCCACTTGGTATTTGGCCGTGACCGAGTGCACAACAGTTTGGAACATTGGTTCACGCAGAAGTGTGGGGGAGCTAACAAGGTCTGCAAAGAGTGGGATTTTTTCCAATGACTCACCCATAAAATGGAAAAAGGAATTGGTTTGGGCATCTAAAGTCACCACACCATCCGCTCTGATCCCTGCTTTGATAAGAACTTTCAAAGAAGTATCACAGGAAAAAACAAATACCTTATCGCGAACATCCTGTAACCAAGAAAGGTTTTTACGTAAACTTGGACCAGCTGACACAAGAACGGCGGTAAGTCCTTGGAATTTGTCCCGTAACAGGGAAATGGGTTTCTTTACCGGTGGTTTTTTTTCCGCATGGACTAGGTTAAAAATACTATTTTTAATCCATAACCTTTCAAATTCAAACTTTGTGAGTAAATCACTCATCTTCGCTGAAAATACATTTTGTGTTTTTTCTTCTAATTCTTTGTAGATCGGGTTTCTATTTGTATCTGTAGGATTCCGTATGACCTTTAGTCCACTCACCCTTTCGATGGGAAGCGATTCTAAATAATTAAAAAATAAAGGATAAAACATTTCGCCACTAAAAAGATGGCGGCCAGGAACTTGTAAGACGGGTTTTAAAAATTGATCCCACATAACAGGAATTAGTGTTTCGTCTTCTCCGATGATGATTAGAATTTGTCCTGGAGCCAGTGCCTCACTTACTAGTGAAATTAAATGAGGATTACCTAAACCGAGTAGGATCACAACATCGGTTGGTTTTAATGAATACGAATCGACAAGTCGAGTAGCCTGTGTTAGTGGAGAGAAGGAGGAGGAGAGAGGATTCCCATCTAATGAGACATAATATTCCCCAGTTTTCTTTGCCGGTAACAGTTCCCATCGATATTCCGATTGGAAGTTTTTGAAATAATTTTGTAAGTAGGGCTTCCGTTCAAAAATTTCACTGGAAATCGGATCGATCATTTGGGACATAATACTATCTAAGGTTTTTTCTTATGTCTCTCAGGAGGTGTCAACTGGGAAACAGGGAAATCAAACGGCAAAACAGATATGCATTTAAAAAGCCTAAACATTGTTGGATTCAAAACATTTGCAGATGAGACCGAGATCAATTTTGATCCAGGATTTACCGCAGTCGTCGGACCTAATGGTTCCGGAAAATCAAATATTGTCGATTCCGTAAAATGGGTTTTTGGTGAAAAAAGTGCCAAGGGACTCCGTGGGGAAAAGATGGACGATGTCATTTTCCATGGAACAGAGAGTAGGCGAGCTGCTGGATTTTCGGAAGTATCCATTTTATTTGATAATGATGACCGTTTTTTCAATATTGATTACCCTTCAGTTAAAATCACTCGTAGGCTTTACCCTGATGGCGAAAATGAATATTACTTAAATGATATCCGCACCACAAGAAAGGACATCGAAAAAACCTTACTCGATACAGGGATTGGTAAATCCAGTTATAGCATTTTGGAACAAGGACGAGTGGACCAAATCCTTAATTCCAAACCTGAAGAAAGAAGAGCCATCTTTGAAGAAGCAGCCGGTGTCAGTCGATTCAAACTCGACCGCAAAGAAGCCACAAAAAAACTAGAAGATACAAACCAAAACCTACTCCGTATCCATGACATCATGAGTTCCATGCAAAAGGATTTGGAAGTCAAAGAAAAACAATCCGAAAAAGCAGAACAGTATTTTAAACTCAAATCTGATTTAGATGAATCGGATAAAAACTTACGTTACCTTAAGTTAAGAGATTTTAAACGTAGGATGAAAAAATCGGATGAAGAACTACTCGAGATCCGAGAAAAAAACAAATCCATTTTATCTCTTATCCAAAACGAAACCAACTTGATTTCCGAAAAGGAAACGACTAAGGAAGCAAAAGAAAGAGAGATTGCAGAGATTGATAAAAAACTATTTGATCATCTTTCCAAAAGCCAAATCCAAAAAGAAAAAATTGCCAAAAACAAAACCTTTATCCAGGAATATGAGTTACGCATTGGAGAAATCCTTTCTTCCTTAGAATTGGAAAACCAGGCCACAATCAAACTCGAAGTAGAAAAAAAAGCAATCGAACTTGAAAACGAACGCCAAAGGGAAATCCAAACCACCCTCCAAGACGAAATCACAGAATTAGAATCCAAACGTGTTTCCTTGGAACTATCCATCAAAGAAGAAGAAAAATCCATTGAGGAAAAAGAAGTTCGCATCGGGGAAAATGAAAAACGCCATATCACCCTTCGCGAAAAACAAAAAACTGTCATTCTCGAACTCATCCAAGAGTTAGAGAATAAAAAAAGAGAATCCAAAGAAGGGGAAGAAATCCGAAACCAAAATAAAAATGAACTTGTTTCCCTGGCAGAAGGTTTCCAAACCAAGTTACAAACTGCACTTTCTCTATTAGAAAATTCCAAACTGATAGAAACAAAGGAATCGCTGAAAGAAATCCGAATGGATGTGTATTCCGAAAAACTCATCGCATTTTTGAAAAAGGAAGATGACTTCCGCAATTTACTCTTTGATAAAGATGGAATTTTATCTAAAAAAGAATCCATCGACCAAGAGATTGAGGACATCATCCTGGAAAACGAAAACCTAACTCGTGGGATTCGGGACAACCAAAGTAATATCATCCTTCACAGAAACCATTGGGAAGAGACTCGCAATCATATCGTTGAGTTAGAGAAAAAACTCCTCGAATCCAATTCTCGATTAGAAAACCAACAAAAAGACATTGTTGTTTTGGAAGAACGTATTGGTGAGATCCAATTGCGTATCAATGGAGCTAAAGAACAAGAAGCAGTCATTCGTGAGAAAAAAGAAACATTGGAAAAGGAAGTAGAGTTTCTTGAAAAAGAAATCGAAGAAGCTTACCAAGAATTCCTATCCATGAGTCGCATTTTGGAATCAGAAAAAGAAACCTTACAAACTTTGGTTGAAGAGATTTCCGGTATCAAATCGAATATTTCTAAAAACCAAGAGGTGTTCCAAAACCTTTTGCCTTTACTTTCAGAAAAAGAAAGAACCAGTTCCGCTCTAAAAGTACAAATAGATTCCCTTGTGGAAGAGTTGTATAATGATTATTCCTTAACGGATTCAGAACTCGAAACAGAACGTGGGGGATTAGAGCTCGACCAAAAAGCAGAAGAAAGACGATTACGGTCTGCAAAGTCAGAGATCCAACTCTTAGGTTCCATCAATCCACTTGCGATTGAAGAGTATCGTAACATCAAAGAAATTTACGAACACAACCAAAAACAAAAACAAGACATCGAAAGTTCCAAAAAGGATATCGAAGAAGTTTTAAAACGAATCAATGAAGAGTCAGAAAAACTTTTCCAAATGACCTTTGAAAAGATCAAAGAGAACTTCCAAGAGACGTTTTCTACCTTATTCAATGGGGGTCGTGCCACTCTAGAATTGACTGAAAAAGAAGACTCATTGAACTCGGGTGTAGAAATTATGGCGGAACCTCCAGGCAAACATGTTCAAAACTTACGTTTGTTATCTGGTGGGGAAAAGTCACTCACTGCGATTGCCCTGCTGTTTGCGATTTATATGGTGAAACCTAGTCCATTTTGTTTCTTAGATGAAATTGATGCAGCCCTTGATGAAGCAAACAAACTTCGGTTTTGTCAAATTTTGGACAGGTTCAAAGACAAAACCCAGTTTATTGTTGTTTCACACGCGCAGTCAACTATCTCGAGAGCCAATGCGATCTTTGGTGTCACAAACGAGGAGCCAGGGATATCGAAAATCCTTTCCTTACGACTCGATGAAGCAAAATCGTTCTCTAAACAGATTTCACAAAAGACTGGAACAGAAAATTAAGATTTAATCCGACAGAAGGTAAGGGTATCTTCTTTCGGAAACACTCCGCGTTAGTTTAGGTTAGACTCACAAGATTTTAACGGGTGGATTTGCGGTTATAGAAATTAAAAACCTAGGAGTGTGATCCCCTAGGTTTTCCCTATCAATTTGGTAACTTTTTTCTCTTAAACTAAATGTTTATTTATTTGCTTGCATCTCTTTCATGATGCAGCTAGAGAAAGCTTTGCATGTATCCCCAGCGGTAAGGCAACTTGCAATTTTGTTGTAGTATTTGGGACGATTACAATTAAACTCACAACCTCTACGGAGTGTTGATTTTTGTTCTTCTGTTGCATTCGGATTCACTTGGACCGAACAATTGTAAAACTTATCACAAGCTTCTTTACACTTTGGAAAATCGGCTGCTTGGATGGATCCAGTAAATAACACTAGAACCAACATTGAAAAGAAACGGTTTGTTTTTTTCATACCTTATCCTCTCGATCTTTGGTAGCGAAGACGGGAGTCGAACCCGTGACCTCAGGGTTATGAATCCTGTGCTCTAACCATCTGAGCTACCTCGCCCTAACCGTTAGATCGTTTGGTAGAACTAAAACTTTAGTTCTTTTGTCATTTTTTGAATGGTTGGGGAATGGTAAACAAAAAAAAGCCCCGACGGTTGCCGGGGCTTTTTCTCTTAGCAAGAGTAAGTAGTGAGGAATTCGTATGGGTGAGGGCGACCTTCCCATGGCCAAATTTCTGTTTCAAACTTATAGTGTTGGTAAGTTTGCAAAAAGTTTTCAGAGAAAACATCTCCTTGTTTGAAGATTGCTCTTTGAGCAAGCATCTCTTCCATTGCTTCACGGAGTGTGTGAGGCATTTGACGAATTCCTTTTTCACGGATTTCATCAAGAGAAAGCTCAAATAGATCTTCTTCACGAGCAGGACCTGGATCGATTTTTTCTGTAACTCCAGCCAAACCAGCCATCAGTAGAGAAGCGAACGCCAAATAAGGGTTAGCTGTTGAATCAGGAAATCTAAATTCTACACGTTTTGCTTTTTCACCATTTACGAAAGGAATACGGCAAGATGCAGAACGGTTTTGTGCAGAATAAGCTAAAATTGAAGGAGCTTCAAATCCTGGGATAAGTCGTTTGTAAGAGTTAGTCGATGCATTTGTAAACGCAGCACAAGCTCTTGCATATTTTAATACTCCACCTACATAATTGAAAGCAAAGTCAGACAATCCTTGGTATTTGTCTCCAGCAAAAAGGTTTTTTCCACCTTTCCAAAGAGAGATATGAACGTGCATACCGTTACCATTATCACCAAAAAGTGGTTTTGGCATAAAAGTAGCAGTTTTTCCGTGTTTGTGGGCAACCATCTTCACGATGTATTTTAATTTTTGAACATTGTCAGCCGCTTCAATGAGTGTTCCAAATTTAACGCCGATCTCACCTTGTGCTTGGGCAACTTCGTGGTGGACAACAAATGTTTCCATTCCGATGGATTCGAGAGTTTTCACAAACTCTGCGCGAAGGTCAACTTGGGAGTCAATTGGAGCTACAGGAAAGTAACCACCCTTTGTTCCAGGTCGGTGTCCTGAGTTAAAGTTGATTTTTCCAGTGTTATTTGTTCCTGGAATTTCGGAGTGAGTATTCCAGATCCCTTCGTTTGAATCCAATTCATAGTATTGGCAATTGATTTCATCGCGTACTTTTAAACTATCAAAAACGAAAAATTCATTTTCAGGACCAAAGTATGCAGTATCTGCAATGCCTGACTTGTTCATGAATTCTAATGCTTTTTTTGCAATGGATCTAGGGCATTTTTCATAGTATTGGTTTTTATAGATGTCCCAAACATCACAAAACATAACGAGTGTTTTGTCTGCAGTGAACGGATCTAAAAACGCCGTAGAAATTTCTGGATGTAATTGCATATCGGAAGCATTGATTGGCTGCCAACGAGCAATCGAAGATCCATCAAAAGGAATTCCTTTGAATGTATCTTCATTTACGGAATTCACATAATACGATACGTGGTGCCACATTCCTTTGATATCCGTAAATCGGAAGTCATAGAAAAGGACTCCATTTTTTTTGGCATACTCAACCACTTCCTTTCCGGAAGTAAATTTTGGGGTTGCGAACTGCATTTGATTCTCCTTCGTTCAGAGGTCGGTCTGATTGTTGTAATCTGTTATCTTTTTAAATGCAAGATTTATACCAAGGCATTTCGACCGAAATATAAGGGTTTCGTGGAGTTTCTAAGCAGATTGTTTTGAAACTAGTGCTTAATCACGAAACGTATTGCTGTTTAAAAAGGATAAATGCTTAAAACACATGCATATTACATGGTAGTTAAGCCTCCGCCATTCCGAAGTATTGTAAGAAATGGGCTTTGTTCGGTCAATGGAATCCGGATTTTTTTTGAGCAAAAACTAAAAATTTTCAAATTCCTAGCAATGTATGTTTTTTTTGTGGCATTCATCCCCACCCGAGAAACTGTAGAAGGGATGAGCTCTCGTAAACCTGACTTCGGTCACTACCAGCACTTGGAGAGTTTTATCCATTTGTCTAAGGATGCCATCTGGTGTTATGAATTGGATGTTCCCATGCCCATCTCTCTTTCCAAAGAAGAACAAATGGAATACATTTGGAATCACTCAGTCGTCAAAGAATGTAATTTGGCGATGGTCAAGTTATATGGCTTCCAAAATTTGGAAGACGTCAGCGGAAAGTTTGTAAAAGACATTGTTACGTTAGAAAGTGTATACCTCTTACGGAAATTCATCGAAAATTCCTACCTATTAGAAGATTTTGAATACAAACAACAGAATTCTATTCTTCCAAAAGTGTTTCTCCTAAATACTCATGGTCAGGTTGTTGACGGCCATCTGATTCGCATTTGGGGTCAACAAATTGAAATCTCAAATATCAGAGAGTCAGAGACAAAACTTTCTGGGTTACTCCAGTTTTCCCAAATTGTGACAGAGATCTCAAAAATGTTTGTCCATACGAAAGCAGAATTTGTATCAGATGCAATTCAGTTTGCGTTAGAAGAATTGGGAAAATACGCAAAAGCAGATAGGGTTTTTGTTGCTGAGATTTCTTCAGATAAACAATTTTTGTCAGTGAGTCATGAATGGTTGTTAGATGGAATTCCTTCATTATTTGAAGTCGGAACAAAACTTCCCATTGCCAAAATGAATCCCGAACGATTGGGAGTTCTTGCAGGAGATGGTCTGATTTATATACCCGACACAACTGCATTACATGATGAACCTTGGCACTTACAACTTTTCAAATCGGCAGAAGTTCGTTCCATTCTTGTGATTGGACTTCGAGATGAAGGGAATTTAATTGGAATTCTCGGTGTGACTACCTATCAAGATTTAGGTGATTGGACAGATGAAACTAAGCAAATGTTAGGTCTTGTCGCTGGTTTTGTTTCCCAAGGTTTAGTACGTGCCAAAAATGAAATCAAACTAATGAAAAAGGAAAAAATCTTACAAAGATTTTATTCCGATGTAAAAGAAGATATGGCGCTTGCTAAAATGACACAAGAAGCATGGGTCGCAAAAGATTTTGGTCAAATACCAAATCTAAGAATGGAATCTCGTTTTTTACCGTATGATGATATTGGTGGGGACTTGATTTTATATGAAAAACCAAAACCTAATTGTATTGATATATTTTTTGGCGATATCTCTGGTCACGGAATTTCATCGGCATTGGTTTCAGGGATTGCTGCGGTTTCATTTAAAAAACATTCATATTTAGAATCTTCTCCGGCTGCCATTTTGGAAGCTATGCATTTGGAATTAAAAACCATTATCTTCAAACACCATATTTCTGCTTGTGTGATGAGGATATTTCCTTTGGAACGTAGGATTGAATTTAGTTTTGCAGGCCACCCTCCCGTTGTGTTTTGGAATGAGAATGAACGGGTCATGAAATTTGTAAAAGATGAGATGTATCCGATTTTACTTCTTGAAGATTGGAAAGGAAAGAATATAGAAAAGACCTTTGCGCCTGGAGATCGTTTGTTATTATATTCCGATGGAATTTATGAATTGGAAGAAGAGGCTGGGGGTTACATTGGCCTCGATGTATTTTTACAAGAACTATCGGAAATGATTTCCGTTTCCGATGACACGGATAGTCTCGTCAAAAAGATGATCGCCAATTGTCTCGTCGAAAAAGATAGAATCATCCACGATGATATTGCAGTTTTGTTTTTAGAATTTTAATTCGAATTTGATTTGAGATCGCAGGTTTTCTAGTGACTACTGGGATTTTAATTTTGGCGGTCGATTAAATCAAGAGCTTTGGCATCTGCTTCTGGGTATTTTGCTAAGTATTCCGAAACAATCTTCTTTTTCCCATCCAAAAGGTCCAAATGGTTTTCAATGATATGGCCAAAATCTAATTTCCCTGTTACGATTTCATACCTTTCCGTTTCAATCGTTCCAAGGTCCAAATCCACAGGGACTTCATTGGCTTTGTCTGCATATTCTTTCGCTTTTTCCCAATAAGGAATGGCTTCTTTGTAAAAACTTTCTGCCACTCCAAAACTTTCCTTCAACTCATGGGCAAAGTCAAGGTTGTAAAAATACACATGCCGTTTGTCAAATTTGGAGGCAATTCGCATATATGAGCGCATGATTTGGATATTGATGTGCATAAACATCAGATTCCGATATTTATAGTATTCTTGTTCGGTTTTTGTCTCACATAACGCGTGCTTTGGATGACGGAATCGTTTGTTTAATGCAATTTTTAACCAGTAGATATTTTTACGAAGTTCATTATCATTGTAATGTTGTTTTAAATTGTATAATTCATAAAAATCTTCTAAGTATTTTGGTTCCCATTTGTGTAATTTGTAAGGAACCCAGTCCGAAAATTTGGTATAGGGACCATTTTTTTGATATTCATAATTGTAATCGATGTCCGTTTCCCAAGCTCCGAGGGAAAGGGAAAATAAGGCAAAGAAAAAATAGAGATAAATCGGAATGCCTTGTTTCATCTTTCCAAGTATCGGTGTAATTTCCATTTTTCATAAGGAAGATGTTGGTGATTATAAAGGTTGGAGGGGGCCCATCCATTGGTAGCCGACACCCCTTACATTTCGAATGGATTCTTCCCCTAGGGCATCCCTCAAGCGTACAATCGCATTGTCTATGGTTCGTTCTGTTGGGAAACTGTCTTCGCCCACAATGTAGTCTAGAATTTCTGAACGGCTGAAGACTTTTGTGGGATCACTTAGGAGTAAGGCAAGGA encodes:
- a CDS encoding chromosome segregation SMC family protein, which gives rise to MHLKSLNIVGFKTFADETEINFDPGFTAVVGPNGSGKSNIVDSVKWVFGEKSAKGLRGEKMDDVIFHGTESRRAAGFSEVSILFDNDDRFFNIDYPSVKITRRLYPDGENEYYLNDIRTTRKDIEKTLLDTGIGKSSYSILEQGRVDQILNSKPEERRAIFEEAAGVSRFKLDRKEATKKLEDTNQNLLRIHDIMSSMQKDLEVKEKQSEKAEQYFKLKSDLDESDKNLRYLKLRDFKRRMKKSDEELLEIREKNKSILSLIQNETNLISEKETTKEAKEREIAEIDKKLFDHLSKSQIQKEKIAKNKTFIQEYELRIGEILSSLELENQATIKLEVEKKAIELENERQREIQTTLQDEITELESKRVSLELSIKEEEKSIEEKEVRIGENEKRHITLREKQKTVILELIQELENKKRESKEGEEIRNQNKNELVSLAEGFQTKLQTALSLLENSKLIETKESLKEIRMDVYSEKLIAFLKKEDDFRNLLFDKDGILSKKESIDQEIEDIILENENLTRGIRDNQSNIILHRNHWEETRNHIVELEKKLLESNSRLENQQKDIVVLEERIGEIQLRINGAKEQEAVIREKKETLEKEVEFLEKEIEEAYQEFLSMSRILESEKETLQTLVEEISGIKSNISKNQEVFQNLLPLLSEKERTSSALKVQIDSLVEELYNDYSLTDSELETERGGLELDQKAEERRLRSAKSEIQLLGSINPLAIEEYRNIKEIYEHNQKQKQDIESSKKDIEEVLKRINEESEKLFQMTFEKIKENFQETFSTLFNGGRATLELTEKEDSLNSGVEIMAEPPGKHVQNLRLLSGGEKSLTAIALLFAIYMVKPSPFCFLDEIDAALDEANKLRFCQILDRFKDKTQFIVVSHAQSTISRANAIFGVTNEEPGISKILSLRLDEAKSFSKQISQKTGTEN
- a CDS encoding motility associated factor glycosyltransferase family protein, which produces MSQMIDPISSEIFERKPYLQNYFKNFQSEYRWELLPAKKTGEYYVSLDGNPLSSSFSPLTQATRLVDSYSLKPTDVVILLGLGNPHLISLVSEALAPGQILIIIGEDETLIPVMWDQFLKPVLQVPGRHLFSGEMFYPLFFNYLESLPIERVSGLKVIRNPTDTNRNPIYKELEEKTQNVFSAKMSDLLTKFEFERLWIKNSIFNLVHAEKKPPVKKPISLLRDKFQGLTAVLVSAGPSLRKNLSWLQDVRDKVFVFSCDTSLKVLIKAGIRADGVVTLDAQTNSFFHFMGESLEKIPLFADLVSSPTLLREPMFQTVVHSVTAKYQVDAEGSLVREVTAGGELAEQVFADIGDIQSGGSVATTAFDMLRFMGFGTIYFLGQDLAYSGREIHSTGTHHNEKWLTQVNRKNSLERTNEVIIRKRETRFVPSASGKTVLTDYVLDLYRHWFEESATSVKEMTLWNVNEDGAEINGIPSLTPAAAKEKLNSVPNHNYPWRELSIWSEKISNINNPKKEKKTTDKVDALIQNGSERLFYKIKTDLDFMESKLKEFEVNLDGINESNSSSPSFQESEIWLWMQSESYLRRLVRKTEIYLLRHKDLDTKRKNQIMFQSIRKEIRYLKRSLYPMMDAFPEKG
- a CDS encoding PP2C family protein-serine/threonine phosphatase, which codes for MSSRKPDFGHYQHLESFIHLSKDAIWCYELDVPMPISLSKEEQMEYIWNHSVVKECNLAMVKLYGFQNLEDVSGKFVKDIVTLESVYLLRKFIENSYLLEDFEYKQQNSILPKVFLLNTHGQVVDGHLIRIWGQQIEISNIRESETKLSGLLQFSQIVTEISKMFVHTKAEFVSDAIQFALEELGKYAKADRVFVAEISSDKQFLSVSHEWLLDGIPSLFEVGTKLPIAKMNPERLGVLAGDGLIYIPDTTALHDEPWHLQLFKSAEVRSILVIGLRDEGNLIGILGVTTYQDLGDWTDETKQMLGLVAGFVSQGLVRAKNEIKLMKKEKILQRFYSDVKEDMALAKMTQEAWVAKDFGQIPNLRMESRFLPYDDIGGDLILYEKPKPNCIDIFFGDISGHGISSALVSGIAAVSFKKHSYLESSPAAILEAMHLELKTIIFKHHISACVMRIFPLERRIEFSFAGHPPVVFWNENERVMKFVKDEMYPILLLEDWKGKNIEKTFAPGDRLLLYSDGIYELEEEAGGYIGLDVFLQELSEMISVSDDTDSLVKKMIANCLVEKDRIIHDDIAVLFLEF
- the plsY gene encoding glycerol-3-phosphate 1-O-acyltransferase PlsY; translation: MILAAVLFSYLFGGIPVGYILAKQVRGIDVREYGSRNIGATNVGRVIGWKYGFLALLLDALKGAIPVISASYIDSPYTLTTTEILLGSVAILGHTFTPFLQFKGGKGVATALGVYMTLVPIVTVCAIVIFFIVYKISGFVSLGSILATLSMPLWYFGSSKVLPSTEYQPVIFFVLVATFFLITYSHRENIKRLVSGKELRASEDAK
- a CDS encoding Cys-rich protein, whose product is MKKTNRFFSMLVLVLFTGSIQAADFPKCKEACDKFYNCSVQVNPNATEEQKSTLRRGCEFNCNRPKYYNKIASCLTAGDTCKAFSSCIMKEMQANK
- the glnA gene encoding type I glutamate--ammonia ligase codes for the protein MQFATPKFTSGKEVVEYAKKNGVLFYDFRFTDIKGMWHHVSYYVNSVNEDTFKGIPFDGSSIARWQPINASDMQLHPEISTAFLDPFTADKTLVMFCDVWDIYKNQYYEKCPRSIAKKALEFMNKSGIADTAYFGPENEFFVFDSLKVRDEINCQYYELDSNEGIWNTHSEIPGTNNTGKINFNSGHRPGTKGGYFPVAPIDSQVDLRAEFVKTLESIGMETFVVHHEVAQAQGEIGVKFGTLIEAADNVQKLKYIVKMVAHKHGKTATFMPKPLFGDNGNGMHVHISLWKGGKNLFAGDKYQGLSDFAFNYVGGVLKYARACAAFTNASTNSYKRLIPGFEAPSILAYSAQNRSASCRIPFVNGEKAKRVEFRFPDSTANPYLAFASLLMAGLAGVTEKIDPGPAREEDLFELSLDEIREKGIRQMPHTLREAMEEMLAQRAIFKQGDVFSENFLQTYQHYKFETEIWPWEGRPHPYEFLTTYSC